The Natranaerovirga pectinivora genome includes a window with the following:
- a CDS encoding MFS transporter: MKRTKSILIPISLYYAIRFMSYSAFGAFIGIYYSDVLKFDGAQIGLLESLGGIIILFAQPLWGIVSDRSKYKNTVLYICLIAASATIWFLPLSGDRFILLALALGTFNFFQCAINPISDAITLELSTSNKFKFSHIRTIGSLGFALMAYFAGRIFENNIMYMFPVFSILMFSSLLLALFYPPVEGHQSKGKQKVNILVLFKDKRLIIIFSYALIISTAFGFFNSFHSLYSKSLGISTGIIGLGVSIGSFSQFPFMMFFDRLYKRFGIINILMFSGLIQSIRWFLFAFALSEVTLPFIWTLHGFTFIVFYLCMAQFVSDNVVKELKASGQMMNAIILSGLSRIIGSSVGGFATTYIGISGVFFVNSIICLVAVITFFIITKSTNLFNESQSTEPEAA, translated from the coding sequence ATGAAACGGACAAAATCAATACTAATACCTATTTCTCTTTATTATGCTATTAGGTTTATGAGTTATAGCGCATTTGGAGCTTTTATAGGTATTTACTACTCAGATGTTTTAAAATTCGATGGTGCTCAAATAGGTTTATTAGAATCTTTAGGTGGTATCATCATTCTATTTGCTCAGCCATTATGGGGCATTGTTAGTGATCGTTCTAAGTATAAAAATACTGTTTTATATATTTGTCTTATTGCTGCATCGGCTACTATTTGGTTTTTACCCTTATCAGGAGATCGATTTATTTTATTAGCACTTGCTTTAGGGACCTTTAATTTCTTCCAATGTGCTATAAATCCTATAAGCGATGCCATTACTTTAGAGTTATCAACATCTAACAAATTTAAATTCTCTCATATAAGAACAATCGGTTCACTGGGTTTTGCCCTTATGGCTTATTTTGCTGGTAGAATTTTTGAAAACAATATCATGTATATGTTTCCCGTTTTTTCAATTTTAATGTTTTCATCTTTATTATTAGCTTTATTCTATCCACCAGTAGAAGGTCATCAAAGTAAAGGAAAACAAAAAGTTAATATTTTAGTGTTATTTAAAGACAAACGACTCATTATTATTTTTAGTTATGCTTTAATAATATCTACTGCATTTGGTTTTTTCAACTCATTTCATTCTTTGTATAGTAAAAGTTTAGGGATTAGTACTGGAATCATAGGCCTGGGTGTTTCCATTGGATCCTTTAGCCAGTTTCCTTTTATGATGTTTTTTGATAGGCTTTATAAACGCTTTGGTATTATAAATATTCTCATGTTTTCTGGGCTAATCCAGTCTATCAGATGGTTTTTATTTGCTTTTGCATTATCAGAAGTTACATTGCCTTTTATTTGGACATTACACGGATTTACATTTATTGTTTTTTATCTATGTATGGCTCAATTTGTTAGTGACAATGTTGTAAAAGAATTAAAAGCCAGCGGTCAAATGATGAATGCTATTATTCTTAGTGGACTAAGTAGAATCATCGGATCTTCAGTAGGGGGATTTGCTACTACATACATTGGAATTTCAGGTGTATTCTTTGTTAATTCAATTATTTGCTTAGTGGCTGTTATAACCTTTTTTATTATTACAAAATCAACTAATCTATTCAATGAGTCTCAATCTACGGAACCAGAAGCTGCATAA
- a CDS encoding DUF1328 domain-containing protein — MLKWALLFLIIAIIAGLFGFGVIATAAAGIARILFFIFLIICIVFLVLGLSIFS; from the coding sequence ATGCTTAAATGGGCATTGTTATTTCTAATTATAGCTATTATCGCAGGGCTTTTTGGTTTTGGAGTAATTGCAACAGCAGCAGCTGGTATTGCTAGAATACTATTTTTTATCTTTTTAATTATTTGTATTGTTTTTCTAGTTTTAGGCCTTAGTATTTTTTCATAA
- a CDS encoding YhfC family glutamic-type intramembrane protease, whose amino-acid sequence MLITSLIFIILTLLIAVVVPIIGLIVLKNKTSYSLKIIFIGIMAFFISQMMITIPLLDYFSTMAWYDQLKITFPFLISLIVGFTSGIIEETTRYITFKFIAKNNCTYDNGIAYSLSYEGIKSIVILGFYYAMYLFTAITMLQNTFENQMLKQGVALSEIESVKSLFMDNPFLFLSDGVNQLLSFIIQILLSLFVIYSIKSSNMKYLIFAVLINSLFITMRIHLTGYIAYGFLISVFIGSIYLIKWFKDNKLSNTAT is encoded by the coding sequence TTGCTTATAACATCTTTGATTTTTATAATTTTAACACTATTAATTGCTGTTGTGGTACCTATTATCGGATTAATCGTATTAAAGAACAAAACGTCTTATTCTCTAAAAATTATTTTTATTGGTATAATGGCCTTCTTTATATCCCAAATGATGATTACCATACCATTATTAGATTATTTTTCAACTATGGCTTGGTATGATCAATTGAAAATAACATTTCCTTTTTTAATCAGTCTAATTGTTGGTTTTACAAGTGGTATTATAGAAGAAACAACCCGATATATTACATTTAAATTTATTGCTAAAAACAATTGTACATATGATAATGGAATTGCTTATAGTTTGTCTTATGAAGGTATAAAATCAATTGTAATTTTAGGCTTTTATTATGCTATGTATTTGTTTACTGCTATTACTATGTTACAAAATACCTTTGAAAATCAAATGTTAAAACAAGGTGTGGCATTAAGTGAAATAGAATCTGTCAAAAGTCTGTTTATGGATAATCCATTTTTATTTTTGAGTGATGGTGTGAATCAATTGCTATCGTTTATCATTCAAATACTTCTATCTTTATTTGTTATTTATAGTATTAAGTCTTCTAATATGAAGTATTTAATTTTTGCAGTTTTAATTAATTCTCTTTTTATTACTATGCGAATTCACTTAACAGGCTATATTGCTTATGGATTTTTAATTTCTGTTTTTATCGGTTCTATCTACCTTATAAAATGGTTTAAAGACAATAAGTTGTCAAATACTGCTACATAA